The genomic DNA GGCGCTGGCCAAGCGGCTCAACGGCGCGCGCGAGCAGCCCGGCGTGCACGAGCGCATCGAGGGCGTCGAGCATCTCGACAAGATCGTCGACATCGACCAGTCGCCGATCGGCCGCACGCCGCGCAGCAACCCCGCGACCTATACCGGCGCCTTCTCGCCGATCCGCGACTGGTTCGCGCAACTGCCCGAGTCGACGACGCGCGGCTACAAGCCCGGTCGCTTCTCCTTCAACGTCAAGGGCGGACGCTGCGAGGCCTGCCAGGGCGACGGCGTGATCAAGATCGAGATGCACTTTCTGCCGGATGTCTACGTGCAGTGCGATGTCTGCAAGGGCAAGCGCTACAACCGCGAGACGCTCGAGGTGCTGTTCAAGGGCAAGTCGATCGCCGACGTGCTGGAGATGACCGTCGACGAGGGCGTCGAGTTCTTCAAAGCGGTGCCGGTGATCCGCGACAAGCTCCTGACCCTGCAGCAGGTCGGCCTCGGCTACATCCATATCGGCCAGCAGGCGACGACGCTCTCCGGCGGCGAGGCGCAGCGCGTGAAGCTCGCCAAGGAACTGTCGCGCCGCGCCACCGGGCGCACGCTCTACATTCTCGACGAGCCCACCACCGGCCTGCATTTCGACGACGTGCGCAAGCTCCTGGAGGTGCTGCATCGGCTGGTCGAGACCGGCAACACGGTGCTGGTGATCGAGCACAATCTCGAGGTGATCAAGACCGCCGACTGGATCCTCGATCTCGGCCCCGACGGCGGCGCCGGCGGCGGCCGCGTCGTCGCCGAGGGCACGCCTGAGGACGTCGCGCGCGTCGCCGAGAGCTTCACCGGCCAGTACCTCGCGCCCCACCTACGCAAGGGCGGCACGACCGCCGCGCGCAAGCGAGCATAAAGAGACACTGTCATCCCGAGCGCAGCGAGGGATCTAGGCCGGCACTAGATCCCTCGCTTTGCTCGGGATGACACAGGAGGTTCCCATGAGCCTGTTATTCGAGATCGCGCCGATCACCACGATGCATACCAGAGCCGCGCACGGCCTGACAGCCGCCGTCGGCTGGGCGCATCGCTACGAGGACTGGCTGTTCGCGCTGTCGGTCGGAAACGGCCTGGGCGCCTTCGACGGCGCCGGCGCGCTGCGCGGCGCGCTGATGTGGTTCCCCTACGGCGATGACTTCGCCACGATCGGCATGGTCGCCGTCGATCCCACCGTGCATCGCGCCGGCATGGGGCGGGCGCTGATGACACGCACGCTGGCCGATGCCGCCGGCCGCTCGCTGCTGCTGATCTCGACCGAGGCCGGCCGCCGGCTCTACGAGTCGCTGGGCTTCGTCGCCATCGGCGAGAACGCCGCCCACATGGGCACGGCCGTCGATGCCGGCGTGACCGGAACGATCGAGCCGGCCGGCCGCGCCGACCTGCCGGCGCTGGTCGCGCTCGACGCCAGCGCGATGGGCTTTCCGCGCGAGGCGCTGCTGGGCGCCCTGGTCGAGGCCGGCGAGGTCGTCGCGCTGCGCCGCGAGGGCGGCATCGTCGGCTTCTCGGTCTGCCGGCTCTTCGGCAGAGGCCATGTCGTCGGCCCGGTGGTCGCACGCGACAACGAGGAGGCGCGCCGCCTGATCGCGTTCTGGCTCCGGCGGCACGCCGGCCGGCCGCTGCGCGTCGACGTGCCGAGGGAGCACGCCGCCATCGCCGCCTGGCTCAACGAGCTCGGCCTCGAGCGCGGCGGCGAATTGCCGATCATGGTGCGCGGCACGCCGCCGGCGCCGTCGGGACCCGCCCGCCGCTTCGCGCTGGTCAGCCAGGCGATGGGCTGAAGCGGCCGGCCGAGACCGGCATCGCGCCGCCACGCGAATCCGGCTCCCAGCCCATCACGCGCAGCGTGCCGTCGGCCGGCGCCATGTCGACGCTCAGCCGCGTGAAGCTGTTGAGCACCGGGGGTGCCACCCACTCGAACGCCGGTGCCTCCCGACCGGACCAGGCCGAAAGCGCCGCGATCCGCCTCGCATTGTTCTCGGCCGGCCTGCCGACACCGCAGACACGTGGCTCCCAGCCTTCGCGCGGATCCTGCCAGGCATTGGCGATCGCGCCGTCGGCGACGCGGGTCCGTGCCGCCGTCTCTTCCCGTTCGATCACCACGCATTCGCCGGGCCTCACTCCGACCAGCGTGAACAGCACCGCGCGCGCGAGCGGCGCCCGCTCCAGCATCGCGCGCGCCTCGGCGAATCTCGCGCAGGTCTCGAAGACGTGGCGCAGCAGATGCTCCGGCGGCCACCTGCTGGCCGAGCGCAACGGCCGCAGCGCATTGCGCGCATAGTCCGTCCAGCGCATCGCGTCGCTCGACGTGCGGCGCGGCATCGGTGCCTGGTTGATCGCGGCGGCGAAGCGCCCGGGCGCAACGGCCGTCAGCACGCCGACGAAGCCCGGCCACGTGACGTTGAGGAAGTCGCCGGCCGGTCCGCGCTGGCGCACGACCTCGGCCAGTCGGCCGAGGCCCGGGAACGGCCAGTCGAGCGTGCGGCGCAGGCGCGGCCCGCATGCTCCCTCATCGGCCAGTGCCGTGCAGCCGAAGAGATAGGCGCCGTGCAAGGTCCACGCACCCGGCCTGCCCAGGCCGGCCTGGATGGCGGCGATGTCGGTGGCGTAGGGCGAGGCCGAGCGCTTCATCCAGCGGCGCACGATCGGATCGCCGATGCGCGCCAGCGCACCGCCGGCCGGGACCCAGCCGAGGCACGCGTCGCGCACCGCCCGCGTCTGTCCGGCACGCGCGCGCGCATGCGCCGCCGGCCCACCGTCGCGGGCATCGAAGAACGGGACGGCCGGCAGATCCATGGGTTGAGCATACGCTCATTTCGGAGCACCGGCAATCGACCGCCTTTCGCCGAACTGCCGGTCAGGCGCGGCGATTTGCGCTACGACCTGTCGTTTAGACTCCAGTCGTAGAAGTCGTTCACGATCCTGGGCCCACGGGCAAGGACGGCCGCGAGCTCACCGGTGGCATAGCGCGCCAGATGAGCGACGATGGTGGCGTCGCTGCCGCCGAAATCGCCGCGGTACCATCGGTAGATGCTCGAGACCCATAGGCTGTCGCCCTGGCGACGCACGCCATAGGCGCCGTTCACATACGCCCTCGCGGCGCGATCCATCGCATCGTCCGCCGCCGCGTGAGAGATTGGCCGCACGGGCAGCGCGGGACAGCTTGTCGAGGCGCAGTTGACGACGTAGTGCAGGCGCGCATCACGCCAGAGCGGGCGCAGGATGCGATGCTCGATGTCGTTGAGCGACACTCGTTCATTCTCGATCCGCAGCAGCTTGGCATCCCACGGGCCACCGAAGAAGGCGGCTGTCAGGCCACCGCCAAGGCGGATATCGCGAATCGACTTCACCGGGTAGTGGTCGAGCACGATCCGAACGGTCAGGGCGTTGTACAGGTTCACCCAGTAGGCGAGCTGCTCGGCACGCCGCAGCGATGACACCGGGCTGCTTTCCAGGGCGGCGATGTACGACTCCAGCGCCCGACGATCCTCGCCGGCTATTCGCGCGTAAGGCAGGCGCACGACTCCGTAGGCGTCGCTCGCGGCGTAGCGATCGAGGAAAGCGGCCCAAATCGCGTGGTCAATCGCTGTGGCACTGCCATCGTCGTGCGATGACCAGCGCTGCCAGGGATCGGCGCTGGGCTGGGCGAGCGCCTCGGCGGATGGGGTGGCGACGGCTGCGAGTCCGCCGATCATCGCTCGCCGCGTCATCCGGGGCGCACCGGCGGTGCCATTCATCTCGATACCTCGTCGCTGTGCGGCGAAAGATCAGATGCGGCAGCGTTCACTTGACACTCAAGTCTGTGTGATCCGGCTCCCGGCAACGACAACGTGAATGGCGACGGTCAGTACGCATGGGCACAGTGCCGCCGCACGACGGAGTCCGCGATGATCGAGCGATCGACGATGAGCCCGGACGAGATCGCGGCATGGCCGGCCTATCGCGGCGATGGCGGCGAGACGCCGCACGAGCGCGCTCGCCGGCTGATGCGCAAGCTCGGCCTGTGGTCGCCGGCGCAGGCCTATGGCCGCCGCTGGGGCGTCGGCTGCATCGCCGTCGAGATCACGCAGCGCTGCAATCTCGATTGCGGCCTTTGCTATCTCTCAGACTCGTCCGAGGCGCTCAAGGATCTGCCGCTGCCGGAGGTCCTGCGGCGCCTGGACGACGTGCGCTGCATCTATGGCGAGGGAACCGACGTGCAGATCACCGGTGGCGATCCGACGTTGCGCGATCATGACGAGCTGGTGGCGATCGTGCGCCACGCCGCGGCGATCGGACTGCGGCCCGCGCTGTTCACGAACGGTATTCGCGCCACGCGGGAGCTGCTGGCGAGGCTCGCCAGCGCGGGCCTTGTCGACGTGGCCTTCCATGTCGATACGACGCAGAACCGCAAGGGCTACGACTCGGAAGTCGCGCTCAACGCCCTGCGCGATGTCTACGTCGAACGCGCCCGCGGGCTGGGCCTGAACGTCATCTTCAACACCTCGCTGCACACCGGCAATGTCGGCGAGGTCAGGGCGCTGGTGCGCTACTTCTTTGCCCGGGCCGGCACGATATCCTTTGCCAGCTTTCAATTGCAGGCCGCAACCGGCCGCGGCGTGCTGGGCAGCCGGCCCGAGACGCTGACGCCGGCCGCAATCTGCGCCGCCATCGATGCCGCCCTGGCCGCGCGCCTGTCATGGGACTTTCCACTCGGCGGCCACCCGGCCTGCAACCGCTACGCCTGTGTGCTGGCGGCGGGACAGGAGGCCTTCGACCTGTACCGCGATCGCCCGTTCCTCGAGCGCATGCTTGAGGAGGCCGTGGATGTGCGCCTCGACCGGCGACATCGATTGCGGTCTGTCGCGACGCTACTGCGGTTCTGGATGGCGCGGCCCGGGCTGTGGTTGCCCGGGCTGCGATGGGCCGGCCGGTTGGCCTGGCGCATGAGGCGCGGGCTGTGGCGCGGACGCGGCAGGGTCGAGAAGGTCTCATTCTTCGTCCACAACTTCATGGACGCCTGCAAGCTCGAGCGAGATCGCATCGAGGCTTGCGCGTTCATGGTGGCCACCGCCGACGGCATGCGGTCCATGTGCCTGGTGAATGCGCAGCGCGACCGATTTCTGCTGCCGCCGATCAGGCTCCACCAGCCAGGCCATCGCCTTTTCTGGGATCCCGTCACGGGCGCGACAAGCGAACGCGCCCACGCACCCTCGGTCGTGCAGTTGTCGCGCAAGACGGCCAAAGGCCGTGCCCGCGCGCGATTCGACCGCACGGACGCCTCGTCCACCGGCTGGTAGTGCGCCGCGCCATCCGCTGCTCGCTCATATTCGCTGCCGTGCTGCTGTGCTCGGCGCCGCCGGCCGCGGCGTGCGAGATGTCGTTTCCCCGGATGATCGAGGTGGGCGGTACCGCGCTCTTCCTCAATGGCCAGGGTTGGCGTGTCGTCTCGCCATGGGGCATTCGGGCCTACGCGGCGGCACTCTACCAACCTACATTGACGACCGCAGCGTCTGAAGCGCTGCGCCTCGGGCGGTCCTGGGCGGTCGAGATGGTCTATTGCCGCGAGGCGTCGGCGGCCGCGATCCGCGAAGCCTGTCTTACGTCGCTGCGCGCCAATTGCCGCATCGGCTGCGTGCTCGATGGCGACGCCACTGACGCCTTCCTCGCCACGCTGGCGGACGCCCGCCCGAAGACGCGGTGGCGTTTCGTCTTCGACGGCGGGAACCTCAAAGTGCATGAGGACCAGGTCCTTCGCGGCGGTATCGCCGGCCCCGCCTTCGCCCGGGTGTTGCTCGAGACATGGATCGGCCGGGTACCCCCTACGACAGACCTGCGCGAGGCGTTGCTCGGCCACAAACAGCGATAATCCATCGACCCGCACCGGAGCCTGTCGATTTCCGGCCAGCCCATCCGTCTCTATGATGTCCAGCCAAGGGAGACGGAGATGGCCAAGTTCATGCTGCTGCTGCGCGACAACCCCAGGGACTTCACCGCGCTGTCGCCGGCCGAGATGCAGGCGATCATCGGCAAGTATCGCGCCTGGTCACAGGGGCTGCGCGAGGCCGGCAAGCTGGTCGGCAGCGACAAGCTGCGCGACGATCCCGGCAAGGTGCTGCATCACAGCGGCGCGCAGGTCACGGTGAAGGACGGGCCGTACGCGGAAAGCAAGGAGCTGATCGGCGGCTACTTCGTGATCGAGGCCGAGGACTACGCCGCCGCCTGCGAGATCGCCAAGGGCTGCCCGCATGTCCGACCGGGCGCCACCGGCACCATCGAGGTGCGTCAGATCCACGAGATGTGAGCGCCATGCGGCCGGCGCCCTGCGACCCCGTCGGCGCGCTGGTCGATCGCCTGTTCCGCCGCGAGTCCGGCCGCATCGTCGCCGCGCTCGCGCGCAGCCTGGGCGCGCAACGCCTCGACCTCGCCGAGGACGTGACCCAGCAGGCGCTGCTGCAGGCACTGCGCGTCTGGCCCTATCGCGGCGTGCCCGACGACCCCGCCGCGTGGCTGTTCACCGCGGCGCGTCGGCTGGCGATCGACGCCGCGCGCCGCGACGCCACCTTGCGCCGCCATGCCGCCGCCATCGAGCGCGAGCTGCTGGCGCGCACGCCCGCGCCGCCGGGCGCGCGCTTTACCGAGGAGCTCGCCGACGACGAGCTGCGCCTGCTCTTCATGTGCGCGCACCCGGCGCTGTCGGAAGAGATGCGGCTGGCGCTGATCCTGCGCGTCGGCTGCGGGCTGTCGACGCGCGAAATAGCATCCGGCGTGCTGCGCGAAGAAGCCACCGTGGCGCAGTGGCTGGTGCGCGCGCGCCGGCGCGTGCTCGAGCGCGGCCTGTCGCTCGACATGCCGTCGCCGCGCGACTTGCCCTCGCGGCTGGCGACGGTGCTCGACGCGCTCTACCTCGCCTTCAACGAGGGCCATGGCGCGGCCGACGGTGACGCGCTGGTGCGTGCCGATGTCTGCGACGAGGCGGTGCGGCTGGCGCGGCTGCTGGCCGATCACCCGATCGCCGGCCGGCCCGAAGCCCAGGCGCTGGCGGCGCTGCTGCTGTTCCATCTCGCGCGCCTGCCGACACGGACCGACGCGGCCGGCGAGATCGTGCTGCTCGCCGACCAGGACCGCGCGCGCTGGGATCGCGCGGCGATCGCCGAGGGCTTCGCGCGCCTGGAGCGCGCCGCGACCGGCCAGCACCTGTCGGAGTTCCACCTGCTCGCCGGCATCGCCGCCGAGCACGCGCGCGCCGCGACGTTCGACGAAACCGATTGGCGCTCGATCCTCGGCTACTACGACACGCTGGTGGCGCTTGCGCCCTCGCCCGTGCATCGCCTCAATCGCGCCGTCGCCGTGGCGATGACCGATGGCGTCGCGCGCGGCCTGGCCGAGGTCGAGGCGCTGGCCGGCGAGGCGGCACTGGAGGAGTACTTCCTGCTGCCTGCCATTCGCGGCGAGTTGCTGCGCCGGCTGGGCCGCGACGCCGACGCCGCGCGCGCCTTCGCCGAGGCGGCGCGGCTGACCCGTTCGATGCCGGCGCAACGCTTCCTTCTGCGCCGTGCCGGCACACAAGCGGTCACATCACCGGGAGCGGTGGTGTCGGGCGCTTGATCCGCCGCTGGCGGTCGCCGAGGCTCGCGGCATGCGACGCCCGCCTCCGATCGGCCGCCGGCTCGCCTCGGCGATGGCGTTCGCCGCGCTGGCCGGCGGTGCCCGGGCGCGCGACGAGCCGGTGCTGCGACTGGCGCTCGCCGCGCTCACCGGTCACGAAGAGCGCCGGCGCGCAGCGTTGCGCGGGCTGGTCGCACTGGAGCGGCCGGACGTCGTGCCGGTGCTGCTCGACCTGTGGTTCTTCAATCCCGAGGATTTCGAGGTGATCGGCCCGGCGTTGCGCGCCGCCGCCGGGCGCGACGTGGGTAAGGGCTGGCAGGAATGGATGGTCTGGCAGGAGCTGAACCCGCGCGAGCCGTTCGCCGGCTACGACGTCTTCAAGGCCAATCTGCTGCACGCGATCGATCCCAACTTCCTCGACTTCGTCTCGCCCGGCGCGCGTCGCGCCATCCGGCTCGAGGAGATCGTCTGGGGTGGCGTCGCCAAGGACGGCATTCCCGCATTGGTGAACCCCAGGTTCATCGCCGCCGGCGACGCCGACTGGCTGTGGCCGGGCGAGCTGGTCTTCGGCGTCGAGGTCGGCGGCGACGTGCGGGCGTATCCGCACCGCATCATGGATTGGCACGAGATGGCCAACGACGTGGTCAGCGGCGTGCCGGTGGCGCTGGCCTACTGCACGCTCTGCGGCGCCGGCGTGCTCTATGAAAGCCATGTCGCCGGCCGCGCCAAGCCCTTCGAGTTCGGCTCGTCGAAGCTGCTCTACCGCTCCAACAAGCTGATGTACGACCGCGAGACTCTGTCGCTGTGGAACCACCTCGGCGGCACGCCGGCGGTCGGCCCCCTGGTGGGATCCGGCATCGCGCTGCGCACGCGACCGATCGTCGTCACCACCTGGGAGCGGTGGAAGCGCGACCAGCCCGGCACGCGCGTGCTCTCGCTCGACACTGGCCATACGCGCGACTACGCGCCCGGCAAGCCTTATGGCGACTACTTCACCCGTCCCGGGCTGATGTTCCCGGCGGCCGCGACCGACGGGAGGCTGAAGCCCAAGGACATCGTGCATGGCGTGCGGCTGGACGGCGCGCTGCGCGCCTGGCCGGTGAAGGCCTTCGCCGGCGGGCGCGTGGTCAACGACATGGTCGGCGCCGTGCCCGTCGTGGCGATCGGCGAGGGCGCGACCGAGACGGTGCGCGTCTATCGTCGAGGCGCGCTCACCTTCGACGCGCTGCCGGGAGACAGATTGCGCGACGAGAGCGGCACGACGTGGTCGCGCACCGAATCCGCCCTGGTCGCGCCGGATGGCCGGCGGCTCGAGCGCGTGCCCGGCCACAACGCCTACTGGTTCGGCTGGCGCAACCAGTTCGGCGAGCGCGCCGGCCTGTGGACGCCGCCGTAGGCGAGACCGTCAGGGCCTGGCGGCGACCGCCTCGACCTCGACCAGCATGTCGGGCGCGGCGAGCCCGGACACGATCACAAGGGTCGAGGCCGGGAACGGGTCGTGGATGTATTTGTCGCGTACCGCGCGAAAGGCGCCGATGTAGCGCGCATCGGTGAGGTAGACATTGACCTTGATGATATCGCCGTAGCTCATGCCGGTGCTCTTCAGCACCGCGCCGATGTTCTTGAAGACGGCATCGCACTGCTTCTCGATGCCGGCGGCGACCTTGCCCTTGGCGTCGGTGCCGACCTGGCCCGAGACGTAGAGGACGCGCTGCCCCGGCGGCAGCTCGACGCCATGGGTGTATTTGCCGGCGAGCGGAACGGTCTTCGGATTGTGACGCGTGACTGGCATTGAGCCTCCCGATCGCCCGCGACGCACCGGCGATTGCGCCGGTCGGCCCGCGGGACTATTGCTGCGCCTCCCCCTGGCGCTTGGTCGGATTGAAGCGGTGTCGGCAGCGATGTTCAAGCCCGTGCATGTGATCGGCGGCGGTCTCGCCGGCAGCGAGGCCGCCTGGCAGCTGGCGCGCGCCGGCGTCCCCGTGGTGCTGCACGAGATGCGACCCATTCGCGGCACCGATGCGCATATCACCGATTCGCTGGCCGAGCTGGTGTGCTCCAACTCCTTCCGTTCCGACGACGCCGCGAGCAATGCGGTAGGCCTGCTGCACGAGGAGATGCGCCGCTGCGGCTCGCTGATCCTGCGTGCCGCCGATCAGCACAAGGTGCCGGCGGGCGGCGCGCTCGCCGTCGATCGGCACGGTTTCTCCGGCGCCGTGCAAGCGGCGATCGAGGCCGAGAAGCTGATCGAGATCCGCCGCGAGGAGATCGCCGGCGCGCCGCCGCCGGACTGGGACAGCGTCATCGTCGCCACCGGCCCGCTGACCTCGCCGGCGCTCAGCCAGGCGATTCTCGAGCTCTCGGGCGAGAGCAACCTTGCCTTCTTCGACGCCATCGCGCCCATCGTGCATCGCGACTCCATCGACATGGACATCGCCTGGTTCCAGTCGCGATACGACAAGGCCGGGCCGGGCGGCGATGGCGCCGACTACATCAACTGCCCGCTCGACCGCGACGGTTACTACGCCTTCATCGACGCCCTGATCGCCGGCGAGAAGACCTCGTTCAAGGAGTGGGAGAAGGACACGCCCTATTTCGACGGCTGCCTGCCGATCGAGGTGATGGCCGAGCGCGGCCGCGATACGCTGGCCTTCGGCCCGATGAAGCCGGTGGGGCTGACCGATCCGCGCACCGGCCGGCGGCCGCACGCCGTGGTCCAGCTGCGCCAGGACAACGCGCTGGGCACGCTGTTCAACATCGTCGGCTTCCAGACCAAGCTGAAGCACGGCGAGCAGACCAGGATCTTCCGCATGATCCCCGGCCTGCAGCATGCGGAGTTCGCGCGGCTGGGCGGCCTGCACCGCAACACCTTCATCAACAGCCCGCGCCTGCTCGACGGCACGTTCCGCCTCAAGGCGCGCCCGGCGCTGCGCTTCGCCGGCCAGATCACCGGCTGCGAAGGCTATGTCGAGAGCGCCGCCGTCGGCCTGATGGCGGGACGTTTCGCCGCCGCCGAGCGGCTGGGCGTCGAACCATCGCCGCCACCGCGCACCACGGCGCTGGGCGCGCTGCTGGCGCACATCACCGGCGGCGCCGACGCCGCGACCTATCAGCCGATGAACGTGAATTTCGGCCTGTTCCCCGATGTACCCACGCCGGCAGGCGCCAAGCGCCCGCCGCGCGGCAAGGACAAGAAGCTCGCCATCACCAGCCGCGCGCTCGCCGATCTCGACGCCTGGTTGGGTGTAACCCGTCAGGCGGCGGAGTAGAAATCCTGTCATTCCGAGCGCAGCGAGGAATCCAGGTCGCTCTGGATTCCTCGCTGCGCTCGGAATGACAGGTTGACCTGGTCCAACTACTCTCCTGCCTGACCGCAAGGGGAGGACCAGGCATGAAGATCGGCATCACGATGTTTCCGACGGACTACTCGATCCAGCCGCAGGAGCTGGCGGTCGAGGTCGAGGCGCGTGGTTACGAATCGCTGTGGTTCCCCGAGCACAGCCACATTCCCACCAGCCGCACATCGCCATGGCCCGGCGGTGCCGAGCTGCCGAAATGGTACTACGACACCTATGACCAGTTCGTCGCGCTGGGCGCGGCGGCGGTGGTCACCAAGACGATCAAGCTGGGCACCGGCGTGTGCCTCGTCGTGCAGCGCGATCCGATCTATACCGCCAAGGAGGTCGCGACGATCGACCGGCTGTCGAACGGAAGGCTGCTGTTCGGCGTCGGCGGCGGCTGGAACGCCGAGGAGATGGCCGATCACGGCACGGCCTTCGGCACGCGCTTCAAGCTGATGCGCGAGCGCATCGAGGCGATGAAGGAGATCTGGCAGCGCTCGAAGCCGAAATACGCCGGCGAGATGGTGCAGTTCGGGGAAATGATGCAGTGGCCCAAGCCGGTGCAGAAGCCCTATCCGCCGATCATCGTCGGCGGCGGCTTCCCGCAGGGCGCGCGCCGCGCCATCGCCTACGCCGATGGCTGGATGCCGATCGGCGGGCGCGGCGGCGACACGCTGTCGATGCTGCCGCCGTTCCGGGCGATGCTGAAGGAAGCCGGCCGCGCCGAGGCCGACGTGCCGGTGACGATCTTCGGCGTCGGCATGGACGCCGACGCGCTCAAGCGCGCCCGCGACGCCGGCGTCGATCGCGTCGTCTTCGGCGTGCCGCCGGAAGCGAAGGACAAGGTCCTGCCGCTTCTCGACAAGGGCGCCCAGCTGATGCGGTAGCCCTATTCCGCGGCCACGGACCGAACCTCTGCTGCTGCCTTGCAGTGCGCCGCGATCTTGGCGGCGAGCGACTGGCAGAGCGGACCGGGAATCTCGTGGCCCATTCCGGGCTCCTCGTGCATCGCCGCGCCCGGCACCGAGGCGGCGACGTCGCGGCCGCATTCCACCGGCAGCAGCGGATCGTCACTGCCGTGAATCACCAGGGTCGGCAGCTTGAGCGACTTCAGCAGGGCGGTGCGGTCGCCGTCGGCGATGACGGCGTAATACTGGCGGCCGACGCCCTGCGGGTAGTAGCGGCGGTCGACCTGCCGCTCGACGGTGGCGCGCAGCACCTCCTCGTTCTCGGGGTAGGCCGGCCCGCCGATGGCGCGGCGCAGCGCCATGCTGTGCCGCAGGACCTCGGCGCGGTCGTCGGACATCGGCCGCGTCATCAGCATCTTCATCGCCTCGGGCTTGCCCGGCGGTAGGCCGCGGCGCCCCGAGCTCGACATGATCACCGTCATGCTGCGCACGCGATCGGCATGGCGCGCGGCCATGTGCGGCACGATCATGCCGCCCATCGACAGGCCCGCGACATGCGCGGCCCTGATGCCCAGCGCGTCGAGCAGACCGATGCCGTCGGCCGCCATGTCGGCCACGGTGTAGGGCGGGCTGAGCGGCTTGCCCGCGATCGCCCTCATCATCACCTCGTTCATGTCGACGACGCCGGAGGAGTCGAAGTCGCTCGACAGGCCGACGTCGCGATTGTCGTAGCGCACGACATGCAGGCCGTTGGCCGCCAGCGCCTCGACGAAGGCGTCGGGCCACAGCGTCAGCTGCGCGCCCAGCCCCATCACCAACAGGATGGTGGGATCGCGCGGATCGCCCGATGTCTCGTAGGCGATGGTGAGGCCATTGGCCTTGGCCGTGGGCATGTCGTCTCCTGTCTCCGTGATGGCGCCATCGTGCCTCAGAAACGGCCCGTGCGCACCGCCCACCACAGGCGGATCGGCGCCACGGCCGATGGCGTTTCGGCGGACAGCCCGAACACGCGGAAACCCGCATGGCGGATGCGCGCGATCTGGCGGTCGAGCAGCCGCGCCTGGACAAGCACCGGCAGAGCCTGCCGCGGCACCTTGCGGCGATGGCGGCGCGCCTCGCCCAGCAGCGCGTCCGCGCGATCGAGCACGACGCGCACCACGCCGGCCAGCCGCTCGTCGGGCTGTCCTGTGAACAGCGATTCGGGATTGATATCGCCCAAAAGGTCCCGCGGCAGCATCAGCCGGCGGCGCGCCGCGAGATGCGGTGTGGCGTGCGCCAGCCCGGCCAGCGACCACGCCGTGCCGATCGCACCGGCCGCCGCGCGCGCATCGGCGTCGTCGATGCCCAGCAGGTCGAGCATCAGCAGCGAGAGGGCACCCGACGTCGCCGCGGCATAGTCTTCGAGCGAGGCCAGTGATTCGAAGGGCTCGTCCTCGAGATCGTGCAGGCGGCCGTCGAGCAGGGCCTCGAACCGCTCGCGCGGCGGGCGGCGCCGGGCGATGGCATCGGCCAGCGGCGCCATCACCTGATGCGCGCGCACCTTGCCGGCATAGGCCTCGGCGATGGCTTCGCGCCACCATTGCAGGCGGATCTGCCCCAGCATCGGCTCGCGCACCACCTCGCG from Alphaproteobacteria bacterium includes the following:
- a CDS encoding RidA family protein produces the protein MPVTRHNPKTVPLAGKYTHGVELPPGQRVLYVSGQVGTDAKGKVAAGIEKQCDAVFKNIGAVLKSTGMSYGDIIKVNVYLTDARYIGAFRAVRDKYIHDPFPASTLVIVSGLAAPDMLVEVEAVAARP
- the trmFO gene encoding methylenetetrahydrofolate--tRNA-(uracil(54)-C(5))-methyltransferase (FADH(2)-oxidizing) TrmFO yields the protein MFKPVHVIGGGLAGSEAAWQLARAGVPVVLHEMRPIRGTDAHITDSLAELVCSNSFRSDDAASNAVGLLHEEMRRCGSLILRAADQHKVPAGGALAVDRHGFSGAVQAAIEAEKLIEIRREEIAGAPPPDWDSVIVATGPLTSPALSQAILELSGESNLAFFDAIAPIVHRDSIDMDIAWFQSRYDKAGPGGDGADYINCPLDRDGYYAFIDALIAGEKTSFKEWEKDTPYFDGCLPIEVMAERGRDTLAFGPMKPVGLTDPRTGRRPHAVVQLRQDNALGTLFNIVGFQTKLKHGEQTRIFRMIPGLQHAEFARLGGLHRNTFINSPRLLDGTFRLKARPALRFAGQITGCEGYVESAAVGLMAGRFAAAERLGVEPSPPPRTTALGALLAHITGGADAATYQPMNVNFGLFPDVPTPAGAKRPPRGKDKKLAITSRALADLDAWLGVTRQAAE
- a CDS encoding LLM class F420-dependent oxidoreductase; protein product: MKIGITMFPTDYSIQPQELAVEVEARGYESLWFPEHSHIPTSRTSPWPGGAELPKWYYDTYDQFVALGAAAVVTKTIKLGTGVCLVVQRDPIYTAKEVATIDRLSNGRLLFGVGGGWNAEEMADHGTAFGTRFKLMRERIEAMKEIWQRSKPKYAGEMVQFGEMMQWPKPVQKPYPPIIVGGGFPQGARRAIAYADGWMPIGGRGGDTLSMLPPFRAMLKEAGRAEADVPVTIFGVGMDADALKRARDAGVDRVVFGVPPEAKDKVLPLLDKGAQLMR
- a CDS encoding alpha/beta fold hydrolase, with the translated sequence MPTAKANGLTIAYETSGDPRDPTILLVMGLGAQLTLWPDAFVEALAANGLHVVRYDNRDVGLSSDFDSSGVVDMNEVMMRAIAGKPLSPPYTVADMAADGIGLLDALGIRAAHVAGLSMGGMIVPHMAARHADRVRSMTVIMSSSGRRGLPPGKPEAMKMLMTRPMSDDRAEVLRHSMALRRAIGGPAYPENEEVLRATVERQVDRRYYPQGVGRQYYAVIADGDRTALLKSLKLPTLVIHGSDDPLLPVECGRDVAASVPGAAMHEEPGMGHEIPGPLCQSLAAKIAAHCKAAAEVRSVAAE
- a CDS encoding squalene/phytoene synthase family protein, whose amino-acid sequence is MQHGPNGGDDDLAAAWTYCATQARSADHGRWLCSLFAPEAARRDLWAALAFNAEIARTREVVREPMLGQIRLQWWREAIAEAYAGKVRAHQVMAPLADAIARRRPPRERFEALLDGRLHDLEDEPFESLASLEDYAAATSGALSLLMLDLLGIDDADARAAAGAIGTAWSLAGLAHATPHLAARRRLMLPRDLLGDINPESLFTGQPDERLAGVVRVVLDRADALLGEARRHRRKVPRQALPVLVQARLLDRQIARIRHAGFRVFGLSAETPSAVAPIRLWWAVRTGRF